In a single window of the Limnochorda sp. L945t genome:
- a CDS encoding DeoR/GlpR family DNA-binding transcription regulator: MATSRHTDRADREQARGTRLGSPTPGTADGLLPRGRPILASERRNVIRRILQRDGAVRVSELAPALGVSEETVRRDLEYLARAGLAERTYGGAVVTQSASPELPFARREAEHREEKERIARAALQFVREGDNIGMDASTTVLYLARAWPQDLQVTVLTNSVPIAVEMLKHPAVTVVCTGGIMREASWSFVGPLAERAVGSYHLDRVFMSCRGFTVERGPTESNELEVQVKRRLMEAAEQVIVLADSSKLGAAGFVSISPATAVQALVTDAGADPAYVERLRRLGIEVVLAE; encoded by the coding sequence ATGGCGACCTCGCGCCACACGGACCGGGCCGACCGCGAGCAGGCGCGCGGCACCCGCCTCGGATCTCCCACCCCGGGCACGGCCGACGGGCTCTTGCCCAGGGGCCGCCCTATCCTGGCATCCGAGCGGCGTAACGTCATCCGGCGCATCCTGCAAAGAGACGGGGCCGTGAGGGTGAGCGAGCTGGCCCCCGCCCTCGGGGTCTCCGAGGAAACCGTCCGGCGGGATCTCGAGTACCTGGCCCGGGCGGGGCTGGCCGAACGGACCTACGGGGGAGCCGTCGTCACCCAGTCGGCTTCACCCGAGCTGCCGTTCGCCCGGCGCGAGGCGGAGCACCGGGAAGAGAAGGAGCGGATCGCCCGCGCCGCCCTGCAATTCGTCCGAGAGGGCGACAACATCGGGATGGATGCCAGCACCACCGTGCTCTACCTGGCGCGTGCCTGGCCGCAGGACCTGCAGGTGACGGTGCTCACCAACTCGGTGCCCATCGCGGTGGAGATGCTCAAGCACCCCGCCGTGACCGTGGTCTGCACGGGGGGCATCATGCGGGAGGCATCGTGGTCGTTCGTGGGCCCGCTGGCCGAGAGGGCCGTCGGATCGTACCACCTCGACCGGGTGTTCATGTCGTGCCGGGGGTTCACCGTGGAGCGAGGGCCCACCGAGTCCAACGAGCTCGAGGTCCAGGTGAAGCGGCGGCTGATGGAGGCCGCCGAGCAGGTCATCGTGCTGGCGGACAGTTCCAAGCTGGGGGCGGCCGGCTTCGTCTCCATCAGCCCGGCCACCGCGGTGCAGGCGCTCGTCACCGACGCAGGCGCCGACCCCGCCTACGTGGAGCGGCTGCGGAGGTTGGGGATCGAAGTGGTGCTGGCGGAGTAG